From Salinibacterium sp. ZJ450, one genomic window encodes:
- a CDS encoding PucR family transcriptional regulator, with amino-acid sequence MNSGDYTLGDLLNEPHLGLELLTGSHDVLATSVTGAHTIELEHPAKWLDRGWMMLTMGVRLRNKPPAQRALITELRDLGASCLGFGTGLAFKSVPPALLDEASRQNFPIVLVPEQTQFREVTRAVFHSTLSIESTSFRRLTSIQQNLIRAFADPDPLESLVQRLGRVVHSTVAVLSVDGRVDLASGAIPVSDIAAQLDDFESLPLAQFDAAGWQVIAAPVSTKRGSSARWLVVASRGGTVARELARAAVQVTAPLIDAILRLNVTDQGQNRAVRKAILDSALEGTSDETELRMLDAKFAELGINFASEFRTVVLRQRPGGLNGRVVPSPDAVVSWLYTQLEVPGVSYLLSQRRSEIVLILETNAALDDLVFEVSHKWPALTVGVGRPLLSVRDVQTSHRDAQVAAQHATIQADRPVLCFDGLDMVTQLLAEVPFERFQTAAAPLASVLADNPIQLEALRAYFAANRDVKVAADSIFLHPNTLRYRLERLEQALGRSLREPSVTASLYCVLTMMSDVLPAAGSTYGQTAEEWTASPSLTGLSLEAG; translated from the coding sequence GTGAACAGTGGGGACTACACGCTGGGCGATCTGCTCAACGAGCCACATCTAGGACTCGAACTGCTGACGGGAAGTCACGATGTGCTGGCGACGAGCGTCACCGGCGCCCACACGATCGAGCTAGAGCATCCAGCGAAGTGGCTCGATCGCGGCTGGATGATGCTCACCATGGGTGTGCGGTTGCGCAATAAGCCTCCGGCCCAGCGAGCGCTCATTACTGAGCTGCGTGACCTTGGTGCGAGTTGCCTTGGATTCGGAACGGGGCTCGCCTTCAAGAGTGTCCCCCCTGCGCTCCTCGATGAGGCATCGCGTCAGAACTTTCCCATAGTGCTCGTGCCGGAGCAGACACAGTTCCGGGAAGTGACGCGCGCGGTCTTCCACTCAACGCTCAGCATTGAGTCGACGAGCTTCCGACGGCTGACGTCAATCCAGCAGAATCTCATCCGCGCTTTCGCGGACCCAGACCCGCTTGAGTCTTTGGTGCAGCGGCTCGGGCGGGTCGTGCACTCCACAGTTGCGGTCCTGTCCGTCGACGGACGAGTCGATTTGGCAAGCGGCGCGATCCCTGTGTCCGACATCGCAGCACAACTCGACGATTTCGAAAGTCTTCCGCTGGCTCAATTCGACGCGGCGGGTTGGCAGGTCATCGCTGCACCCGTTTCAACGAAGCGCGGAAGTTCGGCGCGCTGGCTGGTAGTTGCGTCGCGCGGCGGAACGGTCGCGCGGGAACTGGCACGCGCGGCGGTACAAGTGACGGCTCCTCTGATCGACGCCATTCTTCGCTTGAACGTGACCGACCAGGGCCAAAACAGAGCCGTGCGCAAGGCCATACTTGACTCCGCTTTGGAGGGAACGAGCGACGAAACAGAACTGCGTATGCTCGACGCCAAGTTCGCCGAACTCGGGATCAATTTCGCATCGGAGTTCCGCACCGTCGTACTGAGACAACGCCCGGGCGGTCTAAATGGCCGAGTCGTGCCATCACCCGATGCCGTCGTAAGCTGGCTCTACACTCAGCTCGAAGTCCCCGGCGTGAGCTACCTCTTGTCCCAGCGTCGGTCGGAGATTGTACTGATACTTGAGACTAACGCCGCCTTGGACGACCTCGTGTTTGAGGTATCGCACAAGTGGCCAGCACTCACGGTCGGAGTCGGCCGCCCTCTCCTTTCGGTGAGGGATGTCCAAACCTCCCACCGGGACGCACAGGTAGCCGCGCAACATGCCACCATCCAGGCCGATAGGCCGGTCTTGTGTTTCGATGGTCTCGACATGGTGACACAACTCCTCGCGGAAGTACCCTTCGAACGGTTCCAGACGGCGGCGGCGCCGCTCGCGTCCGTTTTGGCGGATAATCCCATACAACTCGAAGCACTGCGCGCTTACTTCGCAGCCAATAGGGACGTGAAAGTCGCGGCAGATTCCATTTTCTTACACCCCAATACATTGCGTTACCGGCTGGAGCGACTCGAGCAGGCCTTGGGGCGTTCGCTGCGCGAACCATCCGTGACGGCGTCGCTATATTGCGTGCTCACTATGATGTCCGACGTTTTGCCTGCAGCAGGGTCGACGTACGGACAGACGGCGGAGGAATGGACGGCGTCACCTTCCCTGACCGGGCTAAGCCTCGAGGCAG
- the gabT gene encoding 4-aminobutyrate--2-oxoglutarate transaminase translates to MSQPTQQRIVKTAIPGPASLELHGRRETSFSSSFSVTVPLYIDRAGGGILVDVDGNHLIDLAAGIAVTSVGASHPRVVEAVKEQVDRFTHTGFLVTQYEAALGVAERLNALTPGDFPKRTALFSTGAEAIENVVKISRVYTGRDAIVVLGHAYHGRTLLTMTMTSKNVPYKEGFGPFAPEIYRVPSPYPYRWTGRGEDIAQEAFDQLAEQVRTQIGAHNVAAIIVEPIQGEGGFIVPPEGYLTKVAKFARENGIVFVADEIQTGLGRTGDMFAVNHEGVVPDLIATAKALAGGLPLSAVTGRAEIMNAVPAGGLGGTYSGNPLAAAAAVAALDVIVEEDLPARAREIESIVKPRLEALAKEGSRIGEVRGRGAMIAAEFVVPGTTEPDPDAVKKIAAYAIERGVLILVAGTFGNVIRLLPPLVIGDELLNDALDVLEEAVRDLDVLPTEVVRSVA, encoded by the coding sequence ATGAGCCAGCCCACGCAACAGCGAATCGTGAAGACAGCGATTCCAGGCCCTGCATCGCTGGAGTTGCATGGCAGGCGCGAAACCTCGTTCTCATCGAGCTTCAGCGTCACCGTCCCCCTCTACATTGATCGCGCCGGCGGAGGTATCCTCGTCGATGTCGACGGAAACCACTTGATTGATCTCGCCGCCGGAATTGCGGTGACGAGTGTGGGCGCGTCCCACCCCCGCGTCGTCGAAGCCGTCAAGGAACAGGTCGACCGCTTCACTCACACAGGATTCCTTGTCACACAGTACGAGGCAGCCCTGGGTGTAGCCGAACGCTTGAACGCGCTCACACCTGGCGACTTCCCGAAGCGCACGGCATTGTTCAGCACCGGCGCGGAAGCCATCGAGAACGTCGTCAAGATCAGCCGTGTTTACACGGGCCGCGACGCCATCGTCGTCCTCGGCCACGCTTACCACGGACGCACACTACTGACCATGACCATGACATCGAAGAACGTCCCCTATAAAGAGGGATTCGGTCCATTCGCTCCGGAGATCTACCGTGTGCCGTCCCCGTACCCATACCGATGGACAGGGCGCGGTGAAGACATCGCCCAGGAAGCCTTTGACCAGTTGGCTGAGCAGGTGCGGACACAGATTGGAGCGCATAACGTCGCGGCCATCATCGTCGAACCCATCCAAGGTGAGGGCGGCTTCATCGTTCCACCGGAGGGCTACCTCACCAAGGTCGCGAAGTTCGCTCGAGAGAACGGAATCGTTTTCGTGGCCGACGAGATTCAGACCGGTCTCGGGCGGACGGGCGATATGTTCGCAGTTAATCACGAAGGCGTCGTGCCCGATTTGATCGCCACCGCGAAGGCACTCGCTGGCGGACTGCCGCTGTCCGCAGTTACCGGTCGAGCGGAGATAATGAACGCCGTTCCCGCTGGAGGACTCGGAGGCACCTACTCCGGTAACCCCCTGGCCGCCGCAGCAGCGGTTGCCGCCTTGGACGTAATCGTGGAAGAGGATCTACCCGCCAGGGCACGAGAGATCGAATCGATCGTGAAGCCGCGCCTCGAGGCGCTAGCCAAAGAAGGATCGCGTATTGGTGAAGTGCGCGGCCGCGGGGCGATGATCGCTGCAGAGTTCGTGGTCCCCGGGACAACAGAACCAGACCCCGATGCGGTGAAGAAAATCGCCGCATACGCGATCGAACGCGGAGTGCTCATTCTCGTGGCAGGGACCTTCGGAAACGTGATCAGGCTGCTGCCTCCTCTCGTGATCGGGGACGAGTTGCTCAACGACGCGCTCGACGTGCTCGAGGAAGCAGTGAGGGACCTAGATGTTCTTCCCACGGAGGTTGTGCGCAGCGTGGCGTGA
- a CDS encoding thiolase domain-containing protein (Catalyzes the synthesis of acetoacetyl coenzyme A from two molecules of acetyl coenzyme A. It can also act as a thiolase, catalyzing the reverse reaction and generating two-carbon units from the four-carbon product of fatty acid oxidation), whose translation MMAIPGGVAIAGAYEHPTRFAPDKSEWQINAESAKGALDDAGLTPADVDAFFTASTASEGGYLAGCASVMMADYLGIKPNFIDETDVGGASFGYYVNRAVLAIQSGMAKCALISYGANTRSRKINVGTVGYNQLSIQELLPTPDSFEQIYGTTVISFMGMVANRYMRDYGLTSEQLASVAVTMREHAALNPDAMYRDPITIDDVLNSPMIASPLRRNDCCVISDGGAALVLVHPDLIPDTKKKPVRILGFGESYMGHGGGHTDWAAESREMVKRACDQAYGMAGLGPKDVDTAMIYDAFTLNVPIDLEGAGFCKVGEGGAFAADGNLRLDGGSLPTNPDGGGLSSNHPGRRGIFLFVEAVRQLREEATGRQVEGAKVALCTATGAAFLARRGSAAHLLGV comes from the coding sequence ATGATGGCGATTCCCGGTGGCGTAGCCATCGCCGGCGCATACGAGCATCCCACTCGATTCGCGCCAGACAAGAGCGAGTGGCAGATCAACGCGGAATCCGCGAAAGGCGCGCTCGATGATGCCGGCCTCACTCCAGCCGACGTCGATGCCTTCTTCACGGCCTCGACGGCGTCCGAAGGAGGATATCTCGCAGGCTGCGCATCCGTGATGATGGCCGATTACCTCGGTATCAAGCCGAACTTCATCGATGAAACCGACGTCGGTGGCGCTTCGTTCGGCTATTACGTCAACCGGGCGGTGCTCGCGATCCAGTCGGGTATGGCGAAGTGCGCTCTCATCTCTTATGGAGCGAATACCAGGTCTCGGAAGATCAACGTCGGAACGGTCGGGTACAACCAGTTGAGCATCCAGGAGCTGCTCCCGACGCCCGACTCCTTCGAGCAGATCTACGGGACAACCGTAATCTCGTTCATGGGTATGGTGGCTAATCGCTACATGCGCGATTACGGACTGACCTCAGAACAACTTGCGTCGGTGGCCGTCACGATGCGCGAGCACGCCGCCCTGAATCCAGATGCGATGTACAGGGACCCGATCACGATCGACGACGTGCTCAACTCGCCGATGATCGCGTCACCCCTGCGTCGCAACGACTGCTGCGTGATCTCGGACGGCGGCGCAGCGCTCGTATTGGTGCACCCCGACCTCATCCCCGACACGAAAAAGAAGCCGGTCAGGATTCTTGGTTTCGGCGAAAGCTACATGGGTCACGGCGGAGGCCACACCGACTGGGCGGCGGAGAGCCGCGAGATGGTGAAGCGCGCCTGTGATCAGGCCTACGGGATGGCTGGGTTGGGGCCTAAAGACGTCGACACCGCGATGATCTATGACGCCTTCACCTTGAACGTTCCGATCGACCTCGAAGGTGCGGGATTCTGCAAGGTCGGCGAGGGCGGTGCGTTCGCAGCGGACGGCAATCTCCGTCTCGATGGAGGGTCGCTTCCAACGAATCCTGATGGTGGCGGATTGTCATCGAACCATCCGGGTCGCCGGGGGATCTTCCTGTTCGTCGAAGCAGTTCGTCAGCTGCGCGAAGAGGCCACCGGACGGCAAGTCGAGGGTGCCAAGGTGGCACTGTGTACCGCAACCGGAGCTGCTTTTCTCGCCCGCCGAGGTTCGGCCGCTCACCTGTTAGGAGTTTGA
- a CDS encoding Zn-ribbon domain-containing OB-fold protein — MVTDTLTWTGLVPVRSPETAPFWDAANDGVFLLQRCPDCGMTQYHYRALCANCMSDNVEDFASSGDGTVWTYSVVYRNNSPNYADKTPYVVALIELEGGVKVVSNVVGGDPEAVTFGTKVEVIFSRTDDGQAIPLFRVSAP; from the coding sequence GTGGTTACCGATACTTTGACCTGGACGGGCCTCGTGCCCGTCCGTTCGCCCGAGACGGCGCCCTTCTGGGATGCCGCCAATGATGGTGTCTTCCTGCTTCAGCGCTGCCCCGATTGCGGTATGACGCAGTATCACTATCGTGCACTCTGTGCGAACTGCATGTCTGACAATGTGGAAGACTTCGCGTCTAGCGGCGATGGCACTGTGTGGACCTACTCAGTGGTCTACCGGAATAACTCCCCAAACTACGCGGACAAGACTCCGTACGTGGTCGCTCTCATCGAGCTCGAAGGCGGCGTGAAAGTCGTCTCCAATGTGGTCGGCGGCGACCCCGAGGCGGTCACGTTCGGCACTAAAGTCGAGGTGATTTTTTCGCGGACTGACGACGGCCAGGCAATACCGTTGTTCCGGGTGTCCGCGCCGTGA